Below is a window of Candidatus Thermoplasmatota archaeon DNA.
CGGGCGCGGGCGACGCGGGTCTCGCTCGACCAGTCGCGGCAGTTCATGCAGAGGAGCGTCACGCGCTCGTTCTCGAGCCGTTTCTTGAGCGCGTCGAGGAGCGTCCGGTCGGCGCGCGCCGGCGAGATGAGGTCGGCGCGCTTGTCCATGCCGGCAAGCGCGATCGGGGAGAGGCCCTGCACGACGAGCTCCCGCTCGCCGTTCTGGATCTCCCCGAGGAGCTTCATCGCGAGCGGCACGTCGAGCTTCTCCTCGACGACCTCGCGGATCGCCTCGCGGTAGAGGGGCGTCCCGCGGTAGATCTCGACGAGCTTCTGCATGTTGATGCGGCGCCAGTCCGCGCCCTTCTGGACGGCGCCGAATTTCCGCGCGACGTGCAGGAGGCGCTGGCGGAGCGCGTTCGAATTGGAGAGGATGAGCTCCAGGATCGCGGGGACGGAGGCCGGCGCGGTCTCCATGAGGACCTCCCGGACGGCGGAGGCCGGCGTTCGGGAGGGAAGCGTGAGGATGACGCGGTACGGGTCGACCTCGAGGCCGACCGAGGAGCCCGCGCGCGCCATCACGAGCGACGACAGGATGCGTCCGATCGTCTCGTTCGCCTTCGACCCGAAGGCGGCGTTGAGGACGACGCGTCCGGACCCGACGTCGAGCGTGACCCGCCGATCCGTCGGAAGCGCGTACCCCGCCTGCTCGGCCACGTACGCGACGAGCTTGCGCGCCGCCTCCGGGCCGACGCGCCACCGGTCCGCCGCCCGCGCCGCGGCCTCCGTCCCGCCGCGCTCGGCGAGGTCCCGCGCGATCCCCTCCCGGAGGGCTCCGACCTCCTGCGCGACCTCGAAGGGAACGGGGATCTCCTCGCCGATCCAGGAGGGGATCGCGCCGAGCGGATCCTTCACCGGCTCGACGCGGATCTCGTCCTTCTCGTCGTCGATCTCGACCACGCGCCACGCCTGCCCCTGGCAGATGAACGCCGCGGAGGGCTCGATGAAGCTCGCGACGAACGCCTCGTCGAGCGTCGCGACGGCTTTGCGCGTGACAAGGCTCACGATGCGGAACGTCCGCGCGTCGGGAATCATGCTCAGGTTCTCCACCATGTGGAGACGCGAGCGCTTGAGCGAGCCGAAGTCGCCGCCCTCGCTCCAGACGACGCGGTGGGCGGCAAGCTGCGCGAGCGTCTCGTCGAAAACCTCGCGCGGAAGCGCGCGGAACGGATGCGCGCGGCGGGCGAGCGCGTACGCGGCGTCCGCGCGCACGCGCGAGCGCTCGAGCGCCATCGCCTCGAGCTGGTTCGCGAGGACGTCGAGCGGCGCCTCCGGACCGGGTAGGCGCTCGAGAGCCTCCCGCATCGTGCGGTCCACGATGACGGCCGCCTCCGCGATGTCGTCCGGCTCGGTTGCGACGATGACGCCGTTCGAGACGAGGTCGTGCCGGTGGCCGGCGCGGCCCACGCGCTGCACGAGGCGCGTCACCTGGCGCGGGGAGCCGAACTGCACGACGAGGTCGGCCGACCCGATGTCGATGCCGAGCTCCATGCTCGACGTGC
It encodes the following:
- a CDS encoding DEAD/DEAH box helicase, which produces MAGAFDLLQSPALRALLADEGFASPTAAQEAAIPVILEGKHTLLVAPTGMGKTESAVLPILDLFLRAREKVREAGAKPRRAVSILYVTPLRALNRDLMGRLDLWGRRLGVDVRVRHGDTSQSERARQAREPPDFLITTPETLQAIFMGPRLKEAIAGVRWVVVDEVHELASDERGAQLAFALERLGLLAGEFQRVGLSATVGDERDVAAWLGGAERRVSTVKVPVAKKLDLRVTSPDPTPRDHATAAKVMARPDAAAYLNTVLDLVKAHTATLVFVNTRETAEILAARARILDETFPLGVHHGSLARDARIQSEEAFKRGALRGLVCTSSMELGIDIGSADLVVQFGSPRQVTRLVQRVGRAGHRHDLVSNGVIVATEPDDIAEAAVIVDRTMREALERLPGPEAPLDVLANQLEAMALERSRVRADAAYALARRAHPFRALPREVFDETLAQLAAHRVVWSEGGDFGSLKRSRLHMVENLSMIPDARTFRIVSLVTRKAVATLDEAFVASFIEPSAAFICQGQAWRVVEIDDEKDEIRVEPVKDPLGAIPSWIGEEIPVPFEVAQEVGALREGIARDLAERGGTEAAARAADRWRVGPEAARKLVAYVAEQAGYALPTDRRVTLDVGSGRVVLNAAFGSKANETIGRILSSLVMARAGSSVGLEVDPYRVILTLPSRTPASAVREVLMETAPASVPAILELILSNSNALRQRLLHVARKFGAVQKGADWRRINMQKLVEIYRGTPLYREAIREVVEEKLDVPLAMKLLGEIQNGERELVVQGLSPIALAGMDKRADLISPARADRTLLDALKKRLENERVTLLCMNCRDWSSETRVARARDVVACPKCEGRLLAAARPWHKEALAAWKKKGRATEEERKELRRLQTAANLFLDHRERALLALVARGVGPDTAGRLLARQKPDEEPFLRDLFEAEVTYARTRQFWD